In the genome of Cystobacter ferrugineus, one region contains:
- a CDS encoding twin-arginine translocase TatA/TatE family subunit: MGLKPMEILLIMGALLLLFGGSRLPQLGSALGSAIRNFKRGFSGEESAPEEKKSTPSFAEGSNGVDMKDANARSASRQG; encoded by the coding sequence ATGGGTCTGAAACCGATGGAAATTCTGTTGATCATGGGGGCGCTGCTGCTCCTCTTCGGAGGCTCGCGCCTGCCACAGCTGGGCTCGGCCCTGGGGAGCGCCATCCGCAACTTCAAGCGGGGCTTCAGCGGTGAGGAGTCCGCGCCCGAGGAGAAGAAGTCCACGCCGAGCTTCGCCGAGGGCTCCAATGGGGTGGACATGAAGGACGCCAACGCGCGCAGCGCCAGCCGTCAGGGCTGA
- a CDS encoding response regulator → MVDDDPDILEALSEILEAEGFEIRRARNGKEALERLEPDPPQLILLDLMMPVMDGWEFAQRMRQRPSVAHIPIIVLSADRNVGLKATDIGATGHLAKPFELSDLLDMVRRALANGTRGTAR, encoded by the coding sequence GTGGTCGATGACGACCCCGACATCCTCGAGGCCCTGTCGGAAATCCTCGAGGCCGAGGGCTTCGAGATCCGCCGGGCACGCAATGGCAAGGAGGCCCTCGAACGCCTCGAGCCCGATCCTCCCCAGCTCATCCTCTTGGACCTGATGATGCCGGTGATGGACGGTTGGGAGTTCGCCCAGCGCATGCGCCAGCGGCCCAGCGTGGCCCACATCCCCATCATCGTCCTGAGCGCCGATCGCAACGTGGGCCTGAAGGCCACGGACATCGGTGCCACGGGCCACCTGGCCAAGCCCTTCGAATTGAGTGATCTGCTCGACATGGTCCGCCGTGCCCTGGCCAACGGCACGCGCGGCACCGCTCGTTGA
- a CDS encoding sensor histidine kinase, with the protein MGGDEPGFAILSRRGQLQPLDGRLSALLGLERLPETVGSVAELMEGAGFLPRAGGELWEREDRLLRVGERPMGDDARLVWTQPLEDDATLIHRRVRYLGMASHDLRGALANVRSYAALLLNGRIPLEAKARRGLETILRNTDKALSFSQDFFDASRADLGMLACERERQPLEPLLSAAVERHLEAAGTASVALSLELPGGPLPEVDVDGGRVQHAVEAFIRHHLLRAQAGEQLRVRAQPQGPWLRVEVRRDGVPVPDEELALVFAREERAFREKKLEDPLRLALAQQEVEALGGSVGASSDAGGTTLYLTLPAMLATSAGVQV; encoded by the coding sequence ATGGGCGGCGACGAGCCTGGCTTCGCCATCCTGTCACGGCGCGGTCAGCTCCAGCCATTGGACGGGCGGCTGAGCGCCCTGCTGGGACTGGAGCGCCTGCCGGAGACCGTGGGGTCGGTGGCGGAGCTGATGGAGGGGGCGGGCTTCCTCCCCCGGGCCGGTGGAGAGCTGTGGGAGCGCGAGGACCGGCTGCTGCGGGTGGGCGAGCGGCCCATGGGCGACGACGCGCGGCTGGTGTGGACCCAGCCCCTGGAGGACGACGCGACGCTCATCCACCGCCGCGTGCGCTACCTGGGCATGGCCTCGCATGATCTCCGGGGCGCGCTGGCCAACGTGCGCTCCTACGCGGCCCTGCTGCTCAACGGCCGCATCCCCCTGGAGGCCAAGGCCAGGCGCGGGCTGGAGACCATCCTGCGCAACACCGACAAGGCCCTGTCGTTCTCCCAGGACTTCTTCGACGCGAGCCGGGCGGACCTGGGCATGCTGGCGTGCGAGCGGGAGAGGCAGCCGCTCGAGCCCCTGCTCTCCGCCGCGGTGGAGCGCCACCTGGAGGCGGCGGGCACGGCCAGCGTGGCGCTCAGCCTGGAGCTGCCGGGCGGTCCCCTGCCCGAGGTGGACGTGGATGGAGGCCGCGTGCAGCACGCCGTGGAGGCCTTCATCCGCCACCACCTGCTGCGCGCCCAGGCCGGAGAACAACTCCGGGTGCGGGCTCAGCCCCAGGGGCCATGGCTGCGAGTGGAGGTCCGGCGGGATGGGGTCCCGGTGCCGGACGAGGAGCTCGCCCTGGTGTTCGCCCGGGAGGAGCGCGCCTTCCGCGAGAAGAAGCTGGAGGATCCGCTGCGCCTGGCGCTCGCCCAACAGGAAGTGGAGGCGCTGGGAGGTTCGGTGGGGGCGAGCAGCGACGCGGGCGGCACGACGCTCTACCTCACCCTGCCCGCCATGCTCGCCACCTCCGCGGGCGTCCAGGTTTAA
- a CDS encoding CaiB/BaiF CoA transferase family protein → MNTLPLSGLKVLDLSRLLPGPYATLVLADLGATVDRVEDPAGGDPLRQMPPLSDSGESALFYGLNRNKRSLVLDLKSPAGRDAFLRLVRGYDVLVESFRPGVMERLGLGWDALHALHPRLIYCAISGYGQTGPDRLRAGHDLNYVARAGVLGYGGQTDGAPAFPGVQIGDIGGGSLFALVGVLAALHERERTGQGRFVDVSMTDGALAFLHMHLAARLFLGDEAPPLRRGTDVLNGGFAGYGLYRTSDGRYLSVGALEPKFFAGVCEVLGRPELLADGYSPGEAGARVKAELTRLFAEHPLAYWMERFTGRDVCVEPVLEGDEVLADAQLRARGLFARSVDTPRGRAVTHLLTPLRLGDTPLRPPPSLGQHSREILQEAGLSLEEIEKLGIQVMPGIG, encoded by the coding sequence ATGAACACGCTCCCCCTGTCTGGCCTCAAGGTCCTGGATCTCTCCCGGCTGCTGCCGGGTCCGTACGCCACGCTGGTGCTCGCCGATCTGGGCGCCACGGTGGACCGGGTGGAGGACCCCGCCGGGGGCGATCCCCTGCGCCAGATGCCTCCCCTGAGCGACAGCGGCGAGAGCGCGCTGTTCTACGGCCTCAACCGCAACAAGCGCTCGCTCGTGCTCGATCTCAAGTCCCCCGCGGGCCGCGACGCCTTCCTGCGCCTGGTGCGCGGCTACGACGTGCTCGTGGAGAGCTTCCGGCCGGGCGTCATGGAGCGCCTGGGGCTGGGCTGGGACGCGCTGCACGCGCTCCACCCGCGGCTCATCTACTGCGCCATCTCCGGCTATGGCCAGACGGGCCCGGACCGGCTCCGGGCGGGACATGATCTCAACTACGTGGCGCGCGCGGGGGTGCTCGGCTACGGCGGACAGACGGACGGCGCGCCCGCCTTTCCCGGCGTGCAGATCGGCGACATCGGCGGCGGCAGCCTCTTCGCGCTGGTGGGCGTGCTCGCGGCGCTCCACGAGCGCGAGCGCACCGGCCAGGGCCGCTTCGTGGACGTGTCCATGACGGACGGCGCCCTGGCCTTCCTCCACATGCACCTGGCCGCGCGGCTCTTCCTCGGCGACGAGGCGCCGCCCCTGCGCCGCGGCACCGACGTGCTCAATGGCGGCTTCGCCGGCTACGGGCTCTACCGCACCTCGGATGGCCGCTACCTCTCCGTGGGCGCCCTCGAACCCAAGTTCTTCGCCGGCGTGTGCGAGGTGCTCGGACGCCCCGAGTTGCTCGCCGACGGCTACTCCCCAGGCGAGGCGGGCGCGCGCGTGAAGGCCGAGCTCACGCGCCTGTTCGCCGAGCATCCCCTGGCGTACTGGATGGAGCGCTTCACCGGCCGGGACGTGTGTGTCGAACCCGTACTCGAAGGAGACGAGGTGCTCGCGGATGCCCAGCTACGCGCCCGCGGTCTGTTCGCGCGGTCCGTGGATACCCCACGGGGGAGAGCGGTGACCCACCTCCTCACGCCGCTGCGCCTGGGCGACACGCCGCTGCGTCCTCCTCCCTCTCTGGGACAGCACTCCCGGGAGATCCTCCAGGAGGCGGGCTTGAGCCTGGAAGAGATTGAAAAGCTGGGCATCCAGGTCATGCCAGGAATTGGATGA
- a CDS encoding type I polyketide synthase, whose protein sequence is MTESENPLKPGAHAATKAEHDEGAETGALAASGALEPLAVVGLACRFPGAPDAEAFWRVLCEGQELLQEVPADRWDAHAWYDPDPQAEGRMITRHGYFLEGVSGFDPLFFGISPREAAEMDPQQRLMLEVAWEALEDAGLPPASLKGSRTGVFMGSIWHDYADRHLSERAAVTLHSATGQSLNIVANRLSYTLGLKGPSLTVDTACSSSLVAVHLACQSLRSGESRLALVGGVNLMFSPEANVLLSKFGGLSPDGRSKAFAAGADGFGRGEGAGLVVLQPLSAAIAAGARIYCIIRGSAVNNNGLGNGLTAPSVPGQAALLREAYARAGVPTNRVHYVETHGTGTALGDPTEASALGAALGEGRAIDRPLLIGSLKANVGHLEGAAGIAGVIKVALALSRRLVPPHLLHGEPNPRIPFGELRLSLPRHTLPWPGEDGPATAGVSAFGWGGTNAHVVMEESPVGGEELLPLAADSAEELLARAARAEELVLDRAAPVALRDLCRTWALYAGSGGHRAAMVFRTRSDLAALLKSLRQGKRRSGLFTGEPGERPRVAFVCAPQGSEWPAMGRELLATEPVFRARVEALDASFMPLAGWSLVERLREPHARGEADEDAAEPLTFAVQMGLAALWRSWGVEPEAVVGHGVGEVAAACIAGGMDEVDAVWKVYRASRLRQWEPLRDELEAAQERLWDRAGGPMWLSTLAREVGPEGRIGDARCRNPRQPVRFAQAAERLVSEGFDTFVELSPHPVLCRPVEQLLRKAVRAGVVVGSLRRDEPRAALLEALGALHARGVAVRWSALPPPESPVSELPTQTRLSGDSTRVELLPLSAQTPEALARAAHLLLARLEERPLSLHDVCYSASVHRGHLHYRLALQARTLAEARAGLGAFLRGESRPGLSTTRHADGRHQPVVFVFPGQGSQWAGMGRRLMAEEPVFRAAIEQCDAALRRHVDWSLVELLRSDSPAWMERVDQVQPALFSVQVALARLWRSWGVVPDGVVGHSMGEVAAAHVAGALSLDDAARVICRRSLLLRRVSGQGGMAMVELTLEEARAAIQGLEDWLSVAASNSPRSTVLSGDPHALDQVLEKLEAQEVFCRRVKVDVASHSPQMEPLREDLLRALEGLSPRRGEVPLYSTVTGQVMDGSDLEPAYWVRNLREPVLLSPVVERLATSGHTLFVEVSAHPVLLPSIEQTIAHLRLEGTVLPSMRREQNEREVMMETLGGLYVVGHEVEWKALYPDGGRQVRLPDYPWQRQDCWFQPGAKPALPHGQREAAPASVLGEPRRSSLRPGAFFWDVDVGLQSIPWLADHKVQGSVLLPTTAYLDWVMTAVQSALGPGPWVLEELRIDDALALLGDSARRAELLVDVSSTGAISFKVSSFIPTPGGSGAEMWTVHASGRVRASDSHTRSAPAPLVVEELQRRLSSRLLIGEAHYHEMEQRGLQYGPAFRGVQEVWSTDGEALGRIAVPDALGATGALHPGVLDAALQVLLECLPSDETTFVPVRLRHFELLRRGSPQWAHARIAPRESWRKGSTLEGDVVLVDGQGAALAVVEGLELAALPTRYGKARAEQDRSLFEVAWRRAGLPAVFEPGSADMPWLIFQDASGVGEALAQMLESWGAACIRVEAGTGLRRIHARHYTVAPGSREDLSAVLRQCFPEENSCAGVAYLWGLDAAGPDAPGEQALESAMRACGGALRLVQEMLRWGWRDPPRLWLVTRGAWPVLGSPASGALQAALWGLGRTVGQEHPELRCTCVDLDPSSSQVDVESLGRELSARADDEQVALRGGTRMVARLVRRSAAKDLLNEPLLPAAGKSFQVETAPAASFGGVVVRMAERRRPGRGEVEIAVEASALNFIDVMKTMGLYVMKDVEGGRSGVPLEGLPLGLDCAGRVVAVGEGVEGLAVGDPVVAFARSAMASHVVVDARFVARRPEDMGVEEASSIPSVFMTAWYALHHLAHLGAGERILIHSAAGGLGLAAVQIAQALGAEVFATAGTPEKRELLRGMGITHVMDSHTLAFADEVMRVTDGEGVDVVLNSLSGDAITRSMEVLAPDGRFLEVGNRDIHAGRSLELSQFSRRLMYVAIDLGGLRDRRPALCARLLHEVMERMTSGMLRPVQHRSFPVSQVSEAFREMARGQHVGKLVVTMQDPHLRVVPPKPGFRVRADGSYLITGGLGGLGLSAAQWLVGHGARHLVLLGRNAPSEAVAEKLEAMRATGARVEVARVNVADARGLAEVVARTHGELPTLRGVLHCAGVLDDGILEQQELPRFREVLTPKIQGAWNLHALTRDEPLDFFVLYSSMSALLGMPGQGNYAAANAAMDALAHHRRQQGLPALSVNWGPFSEVGLAAARANRGERLAFQGMASFTTKQGDALLERLLAEGAANAGAVLLDLRQWLQFFPSAASQHVWEELAQETHAEGARGRSSLLLDLKRCAPNGRVAMMEGYLRERLAQVLRVDPARIGRHEPFRGLGLDSLMSLELRNRIEAALDLKLSVTLLWARSTLMALAAYLLEQLGLAPVQEQPAPAAPVEKPRKEKSRPAPVEQEVHQLAELSEGKLLEMVDDALAGWEDAS, encoded by the coding sequence ATGACGGAGAGCGAGAACCCCCTGAAGCCCGGCGCTCACGCGGCCACGAAGGCGGAGCACGACGAGGGAGCGGAGACGGGAGCCCTGGCGGCCTCCGGTGCATTGGAGCCGCTCGCGGTGGTGGGCCTGGCGTGCCGCTTTCCCGGGGCGCCGGACGCGGAGGCGTTCTGGCGCGTGTTGTGCGAGGGCCAGGAGCTGCTCCAGGAGGTTCCCGCGGATCGCTGGGACGCGCATGCCTGGTACGATCCGGACCCCCAGGCCGAGGGGCGGATGATCACCCGCCACGGCTACTTCCTCGAGGGAGTGAGTGGGTTCGATCCGCTCTTCTTCGGCATCTCCCCGCGCGAGGCGGCGGAGATGGATCCCCAGCAGCGGCTGATGCTGGAGGTGGCGTGGGAGGCGCTGGAGGACGCGGGCCTGCCCCCCGCGAGCCTCAAGGGCTCGCGCACGGGTGTGTTCATGGGCTCCATCTGGCACGACTACGCGGACCGCCACCTGAGCGAGCGCGCGGCGGTGACGCTGCACAGCGCGACGGGCCAGTCGCTCAACATCGTGGCCAACCGCCTCTCGTACACGCTGGGGCTCAAGGGGCCGAGCCTCACGGTGGACACGGCGTGCTCCTCGTCGCTCGTGGCGGTGCACCTGGCCTGCCAGAGCCTGCGCTCGGGGGAGAGCCGGCTGGCGCTGGTGGGCGGTGTCAACCTGATGTTCTCGCCCGAGGCGAACGTGCTCCTGTCCAAGTTCGGCGGGCTGTCGCCGGACGGGCGCAGCAAGGCGTTCGCGGCGGGCGCGGATGGCTTCGGGCGAGGGGAGGGCGCGGGGCTCGTGGTGCTCCAGCCGCTGTCGGCGGCGATCGCCGCGGGCGCGCGCATCTACTGCATCATCCGCGGCAGCGCGGTGAACAACAACGGCCTGGGCAACGGGCTCACCGCGCCGAGCGTGCCCGGTCAGGCGGCGCTCCTGCGCGAGGCCTACGCGCGCGCGGGCGTGCCCACCAATCGCGTGCACTACGTGGAGACGCACGGCACGGGCACCGCCCTGGGAGACCCCACCGAGGCGAGCGCCCTGGGCGCGGCGCTCGGCGAGGGCCGGGCCATCGATCGGCCGCTGCTCATCGGCTCGCTCAAGGCGAACGTCGGCCACCTGGAGGGCGCCGCGGGCATCGCGGGTGTCATCAAGGTGGCGCTCGCGCTGTCGCGCCGGCTCGTGCCCCCGCACCTGCTGCACGGGGAGCCCAATCCCCGCATCCCCTTCGGCGAGCTGCGTCTGAGCCTGCCTCGCCACACGCTGCCCTGGCCCGGAGAGGACGGGCCGGCCACCGCGGGCGTGAGCGCGTTCGGCTGGGGCGGCACCAATGCCCACGTCGTGATGGAGGAGTCCCCCGTGGGGGGCGAGGAGCTCTTGCCCCTGGCGGCCGACAGCGCCGAGGAGCTGCTCGCCCGGGCGGCCCGGGCGGAGGAGCTGGTGCTCGACCGCGCGGCGCCGGTGGCCTTGCGCGACCTGTGCCGCACCTGGGCCCTGTACGCGGGCTCCGGCGGCCACCGCGCGGCCATGGTGTTCCGCACGCGCTCGGATCTGGCCGCGCTGCTCAAGAGCCTGCGCCAGGGCAAGCGCCGCTCGGGCCTCTTCACCGGCGAGCCCGGCGAGCGCCCGCGCGTGGCCTTCGTGTGCGCGCCCCAGGGCTCGGAGTGGCCCGCCATGGGCCGGGAGCTCCTGGCCACCGAGCCCGTGTTCCGCGCCCGCGTGGAGGCGCTGGACGCGAGCTTCATGCCGCTGGCGGGCTGGTCCCTCGTGGAGCGGCTGCGCGAGCCGCACGCGCGGGGAGAGGCGGACGAGGACGCCGCGGAGCCGCTGACGTTCGCGGTGCAGATGGGGCTCGCGGCGCTGTGGCGCTCCTGGGGCGTGGAGCCCGAGGCCGTGGTGGGCCATGGCGTGGGCGAGGTGGCCGCGGCGTGCATCGCCGGCGGCATGGACGAGGTGGACGCGGTGTGGAAGGTGTACCGCGCGAGCCGTCTGCGGCAGTGGGAGCCCCTGCGCGACGAGCTGGAGGCGGCCCAGGAACGGCTGTGGGATCGCGCGGGGGGCCCCATGTGGCTGTCCACCCTGGCGCGCGAGGTGGGGCCGGAGGGCCGCATCGGTGACGCGCGCTGCCGCAACCCGCGCCAGCCGGTGCGCTTCGCCCAGGCCGCCGAGCGGCTCGTCTCCGAGGGCTTCGACACCTTCGTGGAGCTCAGCCCCCACCCGGTGCTGTGCCGTCCGGTGGAGCAACTCCTGCGCAAGGCCGTGCGCGCGGGCGTGGTGGTGGGCTCGTTGCGGCGTGACGAGCCCCGCGCCGCCCTGCTCGAGGCGCTCGGGGCCCTGCACGCCCGGGGGGTCGCGGTGCGCTGGAGCGCGCTGCCTCCCCCGGAGTCTCCCGTGAGCGAGCTGCCCACCCAGACGCGGCTTTCCGGGGACTCCACGCGCGTGGAGCTGTTGCCCCTGTCCGCGCAGACGCCCGAGGCGCTCGCCCGGGCCGCGCACCTGCTGCTCGCCCGGCTCGAGGAGCGCCCGTTGTCGCTGCACGACGTCTGCTACTCGGCCTCCGTCCACCGCGGCCACCTGCACTACCGCCTGGCGCTCCAGGCCCGTACCCTCGCCGAGGCCCGGGCGGGCCTGGGTGCCTTCCTGCGCGGGGAGAGCCGCCCCGGCCTGTCCACCACCCGCCACGCGGATGGCCGGCACCAGCCCGTGGTGTTCGTCTTCCCGGGGCAGGGCTCGCAGTGGGCCGGCATGGGCCGGCGCCTCATGGCCGAGGAGCCCGTGTTCCGCGCCGCCATCGAGCAGTGCGACGCGGCGCTGCGCCGCCACGTGGACTGGTCCCTCGTGGAGCTGTTGCGCTCGGACTCGCCCGCGTGGATGGAGCGCGTGGATCAGGTGCAGCCCGCGCTCTTCTCCGTGCAGGTGGCGCTCGCGCGGCTGTGGCGCTCCTGGGGCGTGGTGCCCGATGGCGTGGTGGGCCACAGCATGGGCGAGGTGGCCGCGGCGCACGTGGCCGGGGCGCTGAGCCTCGACGACGCGGCGCGCGTCATCTGCCGCCGCAGCCTGCTGTTGCGCCGCGTGAGTGGCCAGGGCGGCATGGCCATGGTGGAGCTGACGTTGGAGGAGGCCCGCGCCGCCATCCAGGGCCTGGAGGACTGGCTGTCCGTGGCCGCCAGCAACAGCCCCCGCTCCACCGTGCTCTCCGGGGATCCCCACGCGCTCGACCAGGTGCTCGAGAAGCTGGAGGCCCAGGAGGTGTTCTGCCGCCGGGTGAAGGTGGACGTGGCCTCGCACAGCCCGCAGATGGAGCCCCTGCGCGAGGACCTGCTGCGAGCCCTGGAGGGCCTGTCGCCCCGGCGCGGCGAGGTGCCGCTGTACTCGACGGTGACGGGCCAGGTGATGGACGGCTCGGACCTGGAGCCGGCCTACTGGGTGCGCAACCTGCGCGAGCCGGTGCTGCTCTCGCCGGTGGTGGAGCGCCTGGCCACCAGCGGACACACGCTCTTCGTGGAGGTGAGCGCGCACCCGGTGCTGCTGCCCTCCATCGAGCAGACCATCGCCCACCTGCGCCTGGAGGGCACGGTGCTGCCGTCGATGCGGCGCGAGCAGAACGAGCGCGAGGTGATGATGGAGACGCTCGGCGGCCTCTACGTGGTGGGCCACGAGGTGGAGTGGAAGGCGCTCTACCCGGACGGGGGCCGCCAGGTGCGGCTGCCGGACTACCCCTGGCAGCGCCAGGACTGCTGGTTCCAACCCGGCGCCAAGCCGGCCCTGCCCCACGGACAGCGTGAGGCCGCGCCGGCCTCGGTGCTGGGCGAGCCCCGCCGCTCCTCCCTGCGCCCCGGGGCCTTCTTCTGGGACGTGGACGTGGGACTCCAGTCCATTCCCTGGCTGGCGGACCACAAGGTGCAGGGCTCCGTGCTGCTGCCCACCACGGCCTACCTGGACTGGGTGATGACGGCGGTGCAGTCCGCGCTCGGCCCCGGGCCGTGGGTGCTCGAGGAGTTGCGCATCGACGACGCCCTGGCGCTGCTCGGCGACAGCGCGCGCCGGGCCGAGCTGCTCGTGGACGTGAGCTCCACGGGCGCCATCTCCTTCAAGGTGTCCAGCTTCATCCCCACCCCGGGTGGCAGCGGCGCGGAGATGTGGACGGTGCACGCGAGCGGCCGGGTGCGTGCCTCGGACAGCCACACCCGGAGCGCGCCCGCTCCCCTCGTGGTGGAGGAACTCCAGCGGCGTCTGTCGTCCCGGCTGCTCATCGGCGAGGCGCACTACCACGAGATGGAGCAGCGCGGACTCCAGTACGGCCCCGCCTTCCGCGGCGTGCAGGAGGTGTGGAGCACGGACGGCGAGGCCCTGGGCCGCATCGCCGTGCCCGACGCGCTCGGGGCCACGGGTGCCCTGCACCCCGGCGTGCTCGACGCGGCGCTCCAGGTGTTGCTCGAGTGCCTGCCCTCGGACGAGACGACCTTCGTGCCCGTGCGCCTGCGCCACTTCGAGCTGCTGCGCCGGGGCTCGCCCCAGTGGGCCCACGCGCGCATCGCTCCCCGTGAGTCCTGGCGCAAGGGCTCCACCCTGGAGGGCGACGTGGTGCTGGTGGACGGGCAGGGCGCCGCGCTCGCCGTGGTGGAGGGCCTGGAGCTCGCGGCCCTGCCCACGCGCTATGGCAAGGCGCGCGCCGAGCAGGATCGCTCGCTCTTCGAGGTGGCCTGGCGCCGCGCGGGCCTGCCCGCCGTGTTCGAGCCGGGCTCCGCCGACATGCCGTGGCTCATCTTCCAGGATGCCTCCGGCGTGGGCGAGGCGCTCGCGCAGATGCTGGAGTCGTGGGGCGCGGCGTGCATCCGCGTGGAGGCGGGCACGGGCCTGCGCCGCATCCACGCCCGGCACTACACCGTGGCCCCGGGCTCGCGCGAGGACCTGAGCGCCGTGCTGCGCCAGTGCTTCCCCGAGGAGAACTCCTGCGCGGGCGTGGCGTACCTGTGGGGCCTGGACGCGGCCGGGCCGGACGCGCCGGGTGAGCAGGCGCTCGAGTCGGCGATGCGCGCCTGCGGCGGTGCGCTCCGGCTCGTGCAGGAGATGCTGCGCTGGGGGTGGAGGGATCCGCCGCGCCTGTGGCTGGTGACGCGCGGGGCGTGGCCGGTGCTGGGCTCGCCCGCGTCGGGTGCGCTCCAGGCGGCGCTCTGGGGCCTGGGCCGCACGGTGGGGCAGGAGCACCCGGAGCTGCGCTGCACGTGCGTGGACCTGGATCCCTCCTCGTCCCAGGTGGACGTGGAGTCGCTGGGCCGCGAGCTGTCGGCGCGCGCGGATGACGAGCAGGTGGCCCTGCGCGGGGGAACGCGCATGGTGGCGCGGCTCGTGCGGCGCTCGGCGGCCAAGGATCTGCTCAACGAGCCCCTGCTGCCCGCGGCTGGCAAGAGCTTCCAGGTGGAGACGGCGCCGGCGGCCTCCTTCGGCGGCGTGGTGGTGCGTATGGCCGAGCGGCGCCGCCCCGGACGTGGAGAGGTGGAGATCGCCGTCGAGGCCTCGGCCCTCAACTTCATCGACGTGATGAAGACCATGGGCCTGTACGTGATGAAGGACGTGGAGGGGGGCCGCTCGGGTGTGCCCCTGGAGGGGCTGCCGCTCGGACTGGACTGCGCGGGCCGGGTGGTGGCGGTGGGCGAGGGCGTGGAGGGGCTCGCGGTGGGCGACCCGGTGGTGGCCTTCGCGCGCTCGGCCATGGCCTCGCACGTCGTCGTGGACGCGCGCTTCGTGGCGCGCCGGCCCGAGGACATGGGCGTGGAGGAGGCCAGCTCCATCCCCAGCGTCTTCATGACGGCCTGGTACGCGTTGCACCACCTGGCGCACCTGGGCGCGGGCGAGCGCATCCTCATCCACTCGGCCGCGGGCGGGCTCGGGCTCGCGGCGGTGCAGATCGCCCAGGCGCTGGGCGCGGAGGTGTTCGCCACCGCGGGCACGCCCGAGAAGCGTGAGCTGTTGCGCGGCATGGGCATCACCCACGTGATGGACTCGCACACGCTCGCCTTCGCCGACGAGGTGATGCGCGTGACGGACGGGGAGGGCGTGGACGTGGTGCTCAACTCCCTCTCCGGCGACGCCATCACCCGGAGCATGGAGGTGCTGGCTCCGGACGGCCGCTTCCTCGAGGTGGGCAACCGGGACATCCACGCCGGACGCTCGCTGGAGCTGTCCCAGTTCAGCCGCCGGCTCATGTACGTCGCCATCGACCTGGGCGGCCTGCGCGATCGACGGCCCGCGCTGTGCGCACGCCTGTTGCACGAGGTGATGGAGCGCATGACGTCCGGCATGCTCCGGCCCGTGCAGCACCGCTCCTTCCCCGTGTCGCAGGTGTCCGAGGCCTTCCGGGAGATGGCGCGGGGCCAGCACGTGGGCAAGCTCGTCGTCACGATGCAGGACCCTCATCTGCGCGTCGTCCCGCCCAAGCCGGGCTTCCGGGTGCGCGCGGACGGCTCGTACCTCATCACTGGAGGACTCGGGGGCCTGGGCCTCTCGGCGGCCCAGTGGCTCGTCGGGCATGGCGCGCGTCACCTGGTGCTGTTGGGTCGCAACGCTCCGTCCGAGGCCGTCGCCGAGAAGCTGGAGGCCATGCGGGCCACGGGAGCGCGTGTGGAGGTGGCGCGCGTGAACGTGGCGGACGCCCGGGGGCTCGCCGAGGTGGTGGCGCGCACGCACGGGGAGCTGCCCACGCTCCGGGGCGTGTTGCACTGCGCGGGCGTGCTCGATGACGGCATCCTCGAGCAACAGGAGCTCCCGCGCTTCCGCGAGGTGCTGACGCCGAAGATCCAGGGCGCCTGGAACCTGCACGCGCTCACCCGCGACGAGCCGCTGGACTTCTTCGTCCTCTACTCCTCCATGTCGGCGCTGCTGGGCATGCCGGGACAAGGCAACTACGCGGCGGCCAACGCCGCCATGGACGCGCTGGCCCACCACCGGCGCCAGCAGGGCCTGCCGGCCCTGAGCGTGAACTGGGGGCCCTTCTCCGAGGTGGGCCTGGCCGCGGCGCGGGCCAACCGGGGCGAGCGCCTCGCGTTCCAGGGCATGGCGAGCTTCACGACGAAGCAGGGCGATGCGCTGCTCGAGCGCCTGCTCGCGGAGGGCGCGGCGAACGCGGGCGCGGTGCTGCTGGACCTGCGCCAGTGGTTGCAGTTCTTCCCGAGCGCGGCGTCGCAGCACGTCTGGGAGGAGCTGGCGCAGGAGACTCACGCCGAGGGCGCGCGGGGACGCTCCAGCCTGCTGTTGGACCTCAAGCGCTGCGCGCCGAACGGACGCGTGGCGATGATGGAGGGCTACCTGCGCGAGCGGCTCGCCCAGGTGCTCCGGGTGGACCCCGCGCGCATCGGGCGGCATGAACCGTTCCGTGGCTTGGGGCTCGACTCGCTGATGAGCCTGGAGCTGCGCAACCGCATCGAGGCCGCGCTGGACCTGAAGCTGTCGGTGACGCTGCTGTGGGCGCGCTCCACGCTGATGGCCCTGGCGGCCTACCTGCTGGAGCAGCTCGGCCTGGCGCCCGTGCAGGAGCAGCCGGCGCCGGCGGCGCCCGTGGAGAAGCCTCGCAAGGAGAAGAGCCGGCCTGCTCCCGTGGAGCAGGAGGTGCACCAGCTCGCCGAGCTGTCCGAGGGGAAGTTGCTCGAAATGGTGGATGACGCACTGGCGGGCTGGGAGGACGCATCGTGA
- a CDS encoding SCP2 sterol-binding domain-containing protein — protein sequence MNSKDIIESRIPSILKEKPELAKDINAVIHFDISGDNGGKWTLDCTKPEGWVSEGINGASKMTVYMSNEDFVKITEKKLNSQMAAMQGKIKFKPMDMGLAMKLAKLLG from the coding sequence ATGAACTCGAAGGACATCATCGAGAGCCGCATCCCGAGCATCCTCAAGGAGAAGCCGGAGCTGGCCAAGGACATCAACGCGGTCATCCACTTCGACATCAGCGGCGACAATGGCGGCAAGTGGACGCTGGACTGCACCAAGCCCGAGGGCTGGGTGTCCGAGGGCATCAACGGTGCGTCCAAGATGACCGTCTACATGAGCAACGAGGACTTCGTGAAGATCACCGAGAAGAAGCTCAACTCGCAGATGGCCGCCATGCAGGGGAAGATCAAGTTCAAGCCCATGGACATGGGCCTCGCCATGAAGCTGGCGAAGCTGCTGGGCTAG